Proteins encoded in a region of the Zunongwangia endophytica genome:
- a CDS encoding alpha-hydroxy acid oxidase, which translates to MAFPFNTEYPSIEALRERAQQRMPRFAFEYLDGGCNENINIKRNTDEIREIQLKPRYLKNYSKSKLETELFGIKYDAPFGISPIGLQGLMWPNAPEILAKASLKHNIPFCLSTVTSTSIERASELTEGRAWFQLYHPTEDWLRDDILKRAEAAEVPVLVILCDVPTFGYRPKEIRNGLAMPPQMNFRNVLQVMGKPTWAMQTLKHGAPNFATMKKYMEKGMSIKQLGAWMNATFSGRLNEEKIKPLRDLWKGKLVLKGVVSDEDAEEAIRLGFDGIIVSNHGGRQLDAGESTIKPLSHIAEKYKDRITVMMDSGIRSGPDIARVMSSGADFSFLGRSFMYGVGALGEEGGDHTIAMLKMQLQQVLEQVCCEKVSDLPNYLVRE; encoded by the coding sequence ATGGCCTTTCCATTTAACACCGAATATCCGTCAATCGAAGCTTTACGTGAGCGCGCTCAACAGCGTATGCCGCGTTTTGCCTTTGAGTACCTGGACGGAGGCTGTAATGAGAATATCAATATTAAAAGAAATACAGACGAAATTCGGGAAATTCAGCTAAAGCCGCGTTACCTCAAAAACTACAGTAAATCGAAGTTAGAAACCGAATTGTTCGGCATAAAATACGATGCTCCTTTTGGGATTTCACCCATTGGTTTGCAAGGATTAATGTGGCCCAATGCGCCTGAAATTTTAGCCAAAGCTTCTTTAAAACATAATATTCCGTTTTGCTTAAGTACGGTGACGAGCACAAGTATTGAACGTGCAAGCGAACTTACCGAAGGTCGTGCTTGGTTTCAATTATATCACCCAACCGAAGATTGGCTGCGTGATGATATTTTAAAACGTGCTGAAGCTGCGGAAGTTCCGGTTTTGGTAATTTTATGTGATGTTCCCACTTTCGGCTATCGTCCAAAAGAAATTAGAAACGGACTTGCAATGCCGCCACAGATGAATTTTAGAAATGTATTGCAAGTGATGGGAAAACCAACGTGGGCTATGCAAACGCTAAAACACGGTGCTCCCAATTTCGCAACAATGAAAAAGTATATGGAAAAAGGAATGAGTATCAAACAGCTCGGCGCCTGGATGAATGCTACTTTTTCCGGACGATTGAATGAAGAGAAAATTAAACCACTCCGCGATCTGTGGAAAGGCAAATTGGTGTTAAAAGGAGTCGTTTCTGATGAAGATGCCGAAGAAGCCATTCGCTTAGGTTTCGACGGAATTATTGTTTCCAACCACGGCGGTCGCCAATTAGATGCCGGCGAATCGACCATTAAACCTTTATCACATATTGCTGAAAAATATAAAGATCGAATCACGGTAATGATGGATAGCGGAATACGCTCAGGCCCTGATATTGCCCGCGTGATGAGTAGCGGAGCCGATTTTAGCTTTTTGGGACGATCTTTTATGTATGGCGTTGGTGCTTTAGGTGAAGAAGGTGGTGATCATACTATCGCGATGCTGAAAATGCAACTACAACAAGTGTTGGAACAAGTCTGCTGTGAAAAAGTAAGTGATTTACCAAACTATTTAGTGAGAGAGTAG
- a CDS encoding FGGY-family carbohydrate kinase: protein MDKKKVTAVFDIGKTNKKFFLFDKDYQEVFREYTRLPLTVDEDGYPTEDFTLLKDWIKDTFHSVLESDQYEVKSINFSTYGASLVHLDHKGNVLTPLYNYTKPIEAAITDEFYAEYGGELKIATETASPQSGMLNSGLQLFWLKKKYPEIFSKINYSLHLPQYLSFLFTGIPVSEYTSIGCHTNLWDFDKEDYHDWVYAEGFDQLFGPIVPTASSINTSYKGKKIKIGVGIHDSSSALLPYILSKKKPFLLLSTGTWSISLNPFNEEYLVEEDIKNNCLNYLRVDGKRVKASRFFMGNEYRIQVEKLGEYYGKEYGYHREVQFDQDLYLRLIEKPSIYFKFEGISLKRKELHQTDLKPFATFEEAYHQLMIELMELQIHTIRNAIGNSAIRKIYIDGGFTDNDVFMKLMAHHFSEFKVLSTQSPLGSALGAAMVISNKKVDSKFLKENYRMRKLVPLLLVK from the coding sequence ATGGATAAAAAGAAAGTAACAGCTGTTTTTGATATTGGTAAAACCAACAAGAAATTTTTTCTGTTTGATAAAGATTATCAGGAAGTTTTTCGGGAATATACGCGTTTGCCACTTACGGTAGATGAGGATGGTTATCCTACCGAAGATTTTACGCTGTTAAAAGATTGGATTAAAGATACATTTCATTCGGTATTAGAAAGTGATCAATACGAGGTGAAATCGATCAATTTTTCTACCTATGGAGCTAGTTTGGTGCATTTAGATCATAAAGGAAATGTGCTGACTCCTTTATACAATTACACGAAACCGATTGAGGCAGCAATTACAGACGAATTTTATGCGGAATATGGCGGTGAACTAAAAATTGCTACTGAAACGGCTTCGCCACAATCAGGAATGTTGAATTCTGGACTTCAATTATTTTGGTTGAAGAAAAAATATCCTGAGATTTTCAGCAAAATCAATTATTCATTGCATTTGCCGCAATACTTGTCATTTTTATTTACGGGAATTCCGGTAAGTGAATATACATCGATTGGTTGCCATACTAATTTATGGGATTTTGATAAGGAAGATTATCACGATTGGGTTTACGCTGAAGGTTTCGATCAGTTATTCGGTCCTATAGTTCCAACCGCAAGCAGCATTAATACCTCTTATAAAGGGAAAAAGATAAAAATTGGGGTTGGGATTCACGATAGTTCATCGGCTTTGCTTCCTTATATTTTGAGTAAGAAAAAACCTTTTTTATTGCTTTCTACCGGAACTTGGAGTATTTCGTTGAATCCGTTTAACGAAGAATATTTGGTCGAAGAAGACATTAAAAATAATTGCCTGAATTATCTGCGTGTGGATGGAAAACGCGTAAAAGCTTCTCGCTTTTTTATGGGGAATGAATACCGAATTCAGGTAGAGAAATTAGGCGAATACTACGGAAAAGAATATGGCTATCATCGGGAAGTTCAGTTTGATCAGGATTTGTACTTGCGATTGATTGAAAAGCCTTCTATTTATTTCAAATTTGAAGGAATTTCATTAAAACGAAAAGAATTACACCAAACCGACCTGAAACCCTTTGCTACTTTTGAAGAAGCTTACCATCAGCTAATGATCGAATTAATGGAATTACAAATTCATACGATTCGCAATGCGATAGGCAATTCAGCAATCCGTAAAATCTATATTGATGGCGGATTTACCGATAACGATGTGTTTATGAAATTAATGGCGCATCATTTTAGTGAATTTAAAGTGCTATCTACGCAATCGCCTTTAGGCTCGGCCTTGGGTGCAGCAATGGTAATTTCCAACAAAAAAGTAGATTCTAAATTCTTAAAAGAGAATTACCGAATGAGAAAGTTGGTTCCTCTGTTATTGGTGAAGTAA
- a CDS encoding TIM barrel protein → MKINTDQLLEFNKKQNDSFENEIDFLKNKFAKKGISIDKIIQKLADFQVAIPSWALGAGGTRFGRFSYGGEPSSLEQKLNDIGILHALTQTAGAVSLHIPWDIPEDVNAIKDIAKSHNIVFDAMNSNTFQDQPDAKETYKFGSLNSINKASREYAVAHNKEVIKIGKQLGSKSLTVWLADGASFPGQLNFQNALQNTEKSLQQIYASMPEDWKLFIEYKPYEPNFYSTTIQDWGTSFMLANACGDRAFTLVDLGHHLPNTNIEQIVATLMYLGKLGGFHFNDSKYGDDDLTVGSIKPYALFLIFNELVCGMENNPQNPYPAWMIDASHNIKDPLEDLLQSLEAILIAYAQALLVDQKALKEAQQNNDVTKCQEILQDAYRTDVRSIVKAARAKSGAAVNPIEAYRAFDVRNTLIEARGVKTVATGL, encoded by the coding sequence ATGAAAATAAATACCGACCAATTATTAGAATTCAATAAAAAGCAAAACGATTCGTTTGAAAACGAAATCGATTTCTTAAAAAATAAGTTTGCTAAAAAAGGAATTTCTATAGATAAAATTATACAAAAATTAGCCGATTTTCAGGTGGCGATTCCAAGCTGGGCTCTAGGTGCCGGTGGTACGCGATTTGGTCGTTTTTCTTACGGAGGCGAACCATCTTCGTTAGAACAGAAATTAAATGATATCGGGATTTTACACGCATTAACCCAAACCGCTGGTGCGGTTTCTCTGCATATTCCTTGGGATATTCCTGAAGATGTAAATGCCATCAAAGACATCGCGAAAAGCCACAATATTGTTTTTGATGCAATGAACTCGAATACCTTTCAGGATCAACCTGATGCAAAAGAAACCTATAAGTTTGGATCATTAAATAGCATTAATAAAGCTTCTCGTGAATATGCGGTAGCTCATAATAAAGAAGTGATCAAAATTGGTAAGCAATTAGGCTCTAAAAGTTTAACCGTTTGGTTGGCTGATGGCGCTAGTTTTCCTGGTCAGCTGAATTTTCAGAACGCATTACAAAACACCGAAAAAAGCTTACAACAAATTTATGCTTCGATGCCGGAAGATTGGAAGCTTTTTATTGAATACAAACCTTACGAGCCCAATTTTTACAGCACCACCATTCAGGATTGGGGAACTTCATTTATGCTCGCCAACGCTTGTGGTGATCGCGCCTTTACGTTGGTCGATTTAGGACATCATTTACCAAATACCAATATTGAGCAAATTGTAGCTACCCTAATGTACCTCGGAAAATTAGGTGGTTTTCATTTTAATGATAGTAAATATGGCGATGACGATTTAACCGTAGGTTCCATAAAACCATACGCGCTATTCTTGATTTTTAATGAATTGGTGTGCGGAATGGAAAACAATCCGCAAAACCCATATCCGGCTTGGATGATTGATGCGAGTCATAATATTAAAGATCCGTTGGAAGATTTATTGCAATCGCTGGAAGCTATTTTAATTGCCTACGCGCAAGCTTTATTAGTCGATCAAAAAGCATTGAAAGAAGCGCAGCAAAATAACGATGTCACTAAATGTCAAGAAATTTTGCAAGATGCCTATAGAACTGATGTTCGGTCGATTGTAAAAGCAGCCAGAGCTAAAAGTGGCGCAGCCGTCAATCCGATTGAAGCCTATCGCGCTTTTGATGTTCGCAATACGCTTATTGAAGCAAGAGGAGTGAAAACGGTAGCGACGGGATTGTAG